In Panthera uncia isolate 11264 chromosome B4, Puncia_PCG_1.0, whole genome shotgun sequence, one genomic interval encodes:
- the BAMBI gene encoding BMP and activin membrane-bound inhibitor homolog yields the protein MDRHSSYIFIWLQLELCAMAVLLTKGEIRCYCDAAHCVATGYMCKSELSACFSRLLDPQNTNSPLTHGCLDSLASTADVCQAKQARNHSGTTMPTLGCCHEDMCNYRGLQDVLAPPKGEASGPGNRYRHDGSRNLITKVQELTSSKELWFRAAVIAVPIAGGLILVLLIMLALRMLRSENKRLQDQRQQMLSRLHYSFHGHHSKKGQVAKLDLECMVPVSGHENCCLTCDKLRQADLSNDKILSLVHWGMYSGHGKLEFV from the exons ATGGATCGCCATTCCAGCTACATCTTCATCTGGCTGCAGCTCGAACTCTGCGCCATGGCCGTGCTGCTCACCAAAG GTGAAATCAGATGCTATTGTGATGCTGCCCACTGCGTGGCCACTGGCTATATGTGTAAATCTGAGCTGAGCGCCTGCTTCTCTAGACTTCTCGATCCCCAGAACACAAATTCCCCGCTCACCCATGGCTGCCTGGACTCTCTCGCGAGCACAGCGGATGTCTGCCAAGCCAAACAGGCACGGAACCACTCTGGCACCACCATGCCCACGCTGGGATGCTGTCATGAAGATATGTGCAATTACAGAGGGCTGCAGGATGTCCTGGCTCCTCCCAAGGGGGAGGCCTCAG GACCAGGAAACCGGTATCGGCACGACGGGAGCAGGAACCTCATCACCAAAGTGCAGGAGCTGACCTCTTCCAAAGAGTTGTGGTTCCGGGCAGCGGTGATCGCTGTTCCCATCGCCGGCGGCCTGATTTTAGTGTTGCTTATCATGTTAGCCTTGAGGATGCTTCGAAGCGAGAACAAGAGACTGCAGGACCAGCGGCAGCAGATGCTGTCGCGTTTGCATTACAGCTTTCACGGACACCATTCCAAAAAGGGGCAGGTGGCAAAGTTGGACTTGGAATGCATGGTGCCCGTGAGCGGGCACGAGAATTGCTGCCTGACCTGTGACAAACTGAGGCAGGCGGACCTCAGCAACGACAAGATCCTCTCGCTCGTTCACTGGGGCATGTACAGCGGGCACGGGAAGCTGGAGTTCGTATGA